In Chaetodon auriga isolate fChaAug3 chromosome 9, fChaAug3.hap1, whole genome shotgun sequence, the genomic window CGGGGCATTGAACACTATGTACCTCTGactaataaaaacaaagaataaacTTTTATGGCCCCTGTGGCAGATATTTACTTATTATCTTGTTATTTGGCAACTCTCAGGTGAAGAGGCAAAACAGAAATCTAATTAAACACTAACATCATGGAAAATTTGGAAAATTCCTCATCTGCTGACATAGCAGATATTTTACGTCGTCACTTAAATATATGATTAGTTGTACAAGTTGGCTTGTTGAAAGATACGCGGATAAAGTCGAGTGGTGTCAAAGTGAAAGCTCGCTTTTCACCGCGTGCCCGCGTACGTGCTGTACGCCTGTACAGAAATGTACCGCATGCGTTCGCGCACTGGCCGTCAGCAACGGGGGGGTGGCGTTAGGGGGGGCGATGACGTCTACAGCGTTGGCAGGAAGCCAAGAGGGGCCGTCGCCTGACGTCAGTGGCCTCTCATTCACAAGCACGAGCCGTATATAAGCGCTTTTCAAACCGCTCAGAGGCAGAAGCTACTCACTGTAAACTTGAATATATAAAACTTTTTAAGAAGAACCACAAACACCGGATAAACTCAAGAAGCGGAAAAGACCAACTTTGGTagttttaaaactttttttttcttgtttgtgtgcctgaatttttttttttttttccgctaACCCGGAACAAAGGACTCGTCGCTTTACAGATTAGCCTACTTTGTAACTTTGGGAGAAAGCTTTTTTCCACAACAAGCTAAACTTCCGTTTTCCTTCCGTACAAGCTTTATGTATTTGGATTTAATATTTCTATCCCGCCGTCCTACTATGGTCATAATGGAGGTTCCCACCAtcgactctgcgtctgtccgTGGCTTGTTGGAGGACGACGTCCCGGGCTGCCTGGTGCTGGACTGCCGCTCCTTCCTGTCCTTCAACTCGTCCCACATATCGGGCTCCACCAACGTGCGCTTCAGCACCATAGTGCGCAGGAGAGCCAGGGGGGGTCTCGGACTTGAGCACATCGTCCCTAACGAAGACACCAGGAACCGGCTCCTGTCCGGGGAGTACCAATCCGTGGTGCTGCTGGACGACCGCAGTTTTGACTTAAGCCAAGCGAAGAAAGACGGGACACTGATGCTTGCCGTGACGGCCCTGTGTCGCGACCCCTGTGGggtcagtgtttttattctcaAAGGTAAGAATCCAGTGGGCTTTACTGTTTAAAAGAGCTGCACACAATTGTTTCACTGTATCCTATCAACGGGACAACAAATGTGGATTACAGCTGTCACCATACCAGCTGTTGTCGGAGTAAACAATGTTCCAAAATAGCCCCCTGAGCAGTTGTCACCTTTTTGAGACTTGTCTTTAAACGTGgatgtgtctctgtgctgtcctGTAATCTGACCTAGatgtctttttcttcctttttcagGCGGTTTTGACACATTCTCCACAGAGTATCCAGAGATGTGTACCAAACCCTCCCCCCCACAAGGTCTTAGTTTGCCCCTGAGCTCCAGCCATCCTGAGAGCGCAGACCCAAGCTGTAGTCCATGCAATACTCCTCTATATGACCAGGtttgttgcattgtttttttgtgtcatcAGATCAAGTACACAACACGCTCTGTTTGTTTCTTACTTCCTGGTGTACTGTTTTGGAGTTGACTTAATGGGGTTGTATTGTTTATTATCTTCTCTTCAGGGTGGTCCTGTGGAGATCTTGCCTTTCCTGTACCTTGGCAGCGCTTACCATGCTTCAAGAAAAGACATGCTGGACATGCTGGGGATCACTGCTCTTATCAATGTCTCTGCCAACTGCCCCAACCACTTCGAGGACTCCTTTCTCTACAAGAGCATCCCTGTTGAGGACAACCACAAAGCTGATATCAGCTCCTGGTTCAACGAGGCAATCGAGTTTATCGGTGAGTACATTCACCATTATACTCCCCTCACACTCCCTCAGCTGCCAAATGtgagctgctgtcacagctgtTACCTCCTGAGCCCATTGGTGGCGAGCATCTCAAACACCCAACCCCCCTCTTCCTTCACTTCACTCTTTGACTCCAggatttaaaatttaaaaagttcCCTCCAAAACCGACCAGCTGGCTCGGCACAGGCTCCCCACTCCACTACAATGGTGGTTGCATCATCACCACCTCTCAGGCGTGGAAAAGGGGATGCCCCCTTTTAATGAAGGCAGCGGCCCCAAACTAGTTTTGTAGTGGGTAGGCTGGCTGGGTTTGAATAGCTCCCTCCACACCACTCTTTGTTCTGTCTGAACAAAAGGCATTTTCTCCTTGGCTCACTGTCGGCCTTCCTCCCAGATCAATACCCCCAGCAGGAGTCTGTTCCCCTTCTTTGTCTATTCAGCCTGCCTCCTTTGGGAATAACCCCCACAAGCTCACACCCTGCACCCCTATTAACTGAGTTCCTGTGTCTTAATGAGCACCGTTGAATTTAAAAAGAAGCTGAAAGTGTTGCAGAGACGTGTCTTTTTTTGCCTTCCTGTGATGAGTTTTAGCCTCTATTCTTTGCAAGTGCATTTCATCACCTGAAAGATGTTCCGCAGTGCACTAACGGTGCTTTCTCATGTCTTTCCATTCCAGACTCTGTTAGGAATAAAGGAGgccgtgtgtttgtgcactgccAAGCAGGCATCTCCCGCTCTGCCACCATTTGCCTTGCCTACCTCATGAGGACCAACCGCGTGAAGCTGGACGAGGCCTTTGAGTTTGTCAAACAGCGTCGCAGCATCATCTCCCCCAACTTCAGCTTCATGGGACAGCTCCTTCAGTTTGAGTCCCAGGTCCTGGCCTCGTCTACCTGCTCCTCAGAGGCGGGCAGTCCGGCCATcggcaacagcagcacagtcttCAATTTCCCAGTCTCCATCCCTGTACACGCCTCAGCTGGTCAGCTCTCATTCCTCCACAGTCCCATCACCACCTCTCCCAGCTGCTGAGGGAGGTGTGGGGCGCACAGACATTGTTAGGACTTCAGCTCACACGTGACTCTGCAAAGAGCACTGCACAAAACCCCATTTATAGTCCATTTTATGGTGATACTGGTATCACTTGACAGAGTGGGAACTAGCTGTTTGCTGGCCAATTTTGTTGTTGGCCTCATCATTTCAAAGGGACATTTGATAACTACCATCAGGCAGTATTCATCTTTAACCTCCTAAATGTGAAAGTCATCCACAGTTTTAATCCGAGACGACCTGGGAAATGGCTGCAGAaggtagaggaagaggaagttaGAAGTATTTGAATAATCTTTATTCAAAggactgttttttctttttttttttcaggatggTAACTGCTTTTGATAATCACAATCATTATTAAGCAAACAAAAGAGAGAGGGCTAACAGTTGTCTCAGGAATGTTGACTTATCCTCTCAGATGTCCATTTTGCTTTCTGTAATGTTTAAAGAAAGCAGTAACCGTATTGCCCAGTATGGCGTGGAAGTAACTGCTTCATTTGACGAACAATGAATGTATCCCCTTCTTTTCAGTGTAGATGTGGCAGAAATCTTCATGTTCACTTTGAGAGTTGAATGGGTTGCCGATTCAAATGCAAATACCTGCCTTTCAAGACATCATGAAACCTTGACGATCCTGAAACATTGGGGAAACGGACCATTAAATACCTCATGTTTGCGTACTGTGTACTGCAGCGCTGAGACGGACTGAACCCCAGAACTACTAAATAGGGGACACGTAGTCCTCAGCAGCTGCATTCTGACATATTTATTGAACTAAAGTAATATATTTCTTTATCATATctatttttgcatttgtttgtttaaatgttgtttttatacCGTTTAATAAATCTCATTTGACTTTTGTACTTAACTTTTGGACTGACcttctcttctttgttttcaaaAGCATATATCTGACATAAGACACATTTATTTGCTAGTGGCCAATCATGCACCTTGACTTCAAGCAAATCCTAATCTTAGACCCTGATTTAGTTTTGTAATAAATCACAACACGCTTTTGATGTTTAGTTATCTACAATAACGTGCAGTAACGTGACATACATAAACAAATTTATCTTTCCATGTAAAGTGACACCTTATAATAATGTTAGTGCAAAATACAAAGTCTATAGACTCCCAAAATTTAATTCTATCCTTTTAGTTAAAATCTGTGCTAATGTATATGGccagcaacacaaacattttgggATGCAACTAACCTTTATTTTCATAATTGACAAATCATTTGGTCCAAGCTATTTTACAAAAATGACCATCACAATGTCCCAAAGGTTAAGTTGAcattcagattgcttgttttgtccgaccaacaaCCCAAGAATCCTACAAATATCATTTAATATTAATGATGGACAAAACTAGCAAATATATAACATTTTCCTTTAATacagctgcagattaaactCTGTATATCTTGAAGTATTTCACAGAGGAAATTCTGTTTTGACACTTATGAAGACTAAAAAGAGCACAAAAGATGGAAAATATTTGCAATGCACCTCAACGGAGCTGAAGTAAAATCAACCCCCCGGCACGTCAGAAATATCTCTTCCCTGTTTTGTTCCATGCAATGGAATCCTATCCTATATCTGCAGGAGGATTTTGCCCACATCAGAAGCATGATGTCATGGCGTGGGCCATTGTTCTGGCCACACTCCCTCTCTATGAACCCATCTAAGACCAGGGCAACAGCAGGAGGCTCAAAGAATCAGCCAAGGAGCCCTCCCTCTGCGGCCACAATAGGAGCAGCTGCAAGGCGTTTGGGAAAAGTGTGACAACTAAAGAGCATTCAGGGCTCAGTCAAGCACCGGCCTTGTGTCCCCTGCCTCACACACCAATGGGGAGGTGGAGACAGGGATGGCCATGAAAGGGAAAGGAATATGTTTGGCTTGCAAATTAGCCAAAACATTGGCAATGACCCTTGGTGGGGTGTGAGAAAAAGGTGGAAAAACTTCCTCCAGAGGTAACGATGATGACACCCCAAGGCCTTCACTAAACAACTACTCTGCGTTGAATGGAGCTAAGGCCTaggggggagaaaaaacaaaaaattgacTACATGACTGCATGAAACACATAGATTCTGACAAAATGTATGCTTTGAAAGGACACCCACTCCTTATCTGacataaagcaaatgtttgtctctgaaagaaaacatcacCAGTGACGATGCCTCTGTGATAAAAGGCTCATTCATTACCTCACCAGTTCCTCAGACAAGCTGTGGTTTGGGTGACATATGTGCGACCCCCCCCCGCCAACCAGCCCACCCGCCTTTGTGTCTTTAGATTCCCTGTTGTCAGGAGGGAGGCtggcaggagtgtgtgtttgtggtgtctgtgggtgtgtgaaaGTCGTTAGGCATCTTTTATGATCTGATGAGGGTgctttggagggaaaaaaaacacccgGTCAATTGCCAGGTCAGGGACAGTGAAGCACTGGgattttaagtgtgtgtgtgagacagtctgAATGTGGTGTGAGACAATGTCAAGATGCTATCAAAGTGAGGATGGATCCGGAAACAAGACTGTTTTTTGACTCATTCgtgttaaaaaacaaatcaaatgcaaaCTTGCTTACGTTTGCTTCTGATATATTaacttctgtctttcttctgaTATCCTCAAATTTTAGTCAGTATCAATGAGACAGAACTGATCATAACGTCATTGGCCTGTTTCACAGTGTTGCCAATTGGCTGCTCCATTTAGCAACTGAGCTCTGACTCAActtcaaagtcattttaattaACACAATCCTGAGGAAACAATGGTTATATAACGTGTCAGACCCTGCTGCCatgacaggaagacacacaatCCCACCCCCCTCTTTCGACATCATCCACTTTGGCTCAAATATGTGGGAGTTGATGGAAGTTTCATGACTATTTCACATCAGACGTGTGACACATTCCCGCTTCTTTAAACCACGAGAAGAGCGTCTTTTAATTGAATTCTGCCACAAAAAAATTCCTTTACAACTTTGACACACATGTGGGATCGAATGACTCTGTGATTTGCAAGGTTTTACAAGCCTGCTAACAGTCTCACAGTAAAAGAATATGAGATCATCATTATAAAACATTATGACAGCCTcacctctcctcatcctctatGGACTGTTCAAGGTCCAGTCCTGCGTCTCTGTAGAAGTGTTAAGATGATTACACTTTAGATGCCGACGGCAGgaactgatttatttttatagtGTATTGCATGCCAAGTGTCATGGCAGTGTCACAGcactgtatcagtgtgtgtgtgttgtatcaCAGAAAGTTGTATCTTCAGTTGCAAAGACAGGATTTCTTATTTTGTTTAATTCAC contains:
- the dusp1 gene encoding dual specificity protein phosphatase 1, translated to MYLDLIFLSRRPTMVIMEVPTIDSASVRGLLEDDVPGCLVLDCRSFLSFNSSHISGSTNVRFSTIVRRRARGGLGLEHIVPNEDTRNRLLSGEYQSVVLLDDRSFDLSQAKKDGTLMLAVTALCRDPCGVSVFILKGGFDTFSTEYPEMCTKPSPPQGLSLPLSSSHPESADPSCSPCNTPLYDQGGPVEILPFLYLGSAYHASRKDMLDMLGITALINVSANCPNHFEDSFLYKSIPVEDNHKADISSWFNEAIEFIDSVRNKGGRVFVHCQAGISRSATICLAYLMRTNRVKLDEAFEFVKQRRSIISPNFSFMGQLLQFESQVLASSTCSSEAGSPAIGNSSTVFNFPVSIPVHASAGQLSFLHSPITTSPSC